In the genome of Zobellia nedashkovskayae, the window ACTCCAAGGTCATAATCATTATGGCCGTGAAAGTCAAAATGAGTGTTTGGATACCGCTTCACAATCTCCGAAATGTAATCGAAAGTTTCTGTGTGTGTTAGTATGCCTAACGTATCAGGAAGCAGTACACGTTTTATAGGTTGTTGCGTTAGAAAATCTAGGTACTGAAAAACGTATTCTTTAGAATTCCGCATACCATTGCTCCAGTCCTCTAAATAAACATTGGTATCAATGTTATTTTTTAAAGCAAGTGCTATAGTTTTTTCAATATCCGAGAAGTGTTCTTGGGGTGTTTTTTTAAGTTGATGGGTAAGGTGATTTAATGAACCTTTCGTAAGCAAATTCTGTACTTTAGCACCTGCTTTTTTCATCCATTCTATAGAAACGCCACCGTCTACAAAGGTGAGTACCTCTACTTTGTCAATACAATTTTCTTCTGAAGCCCATTTTGAAATTTGCTTAACGGCTTCTAATTCTCCATCAGAAACCCTTGCCGAAGCAACTTCAATACGATCTACCTTTAGTTCTTCTACAAGAAGTTTGGCCAACGTTAGTTTTTCCGAAACCGAAAAAGATACTCCTGAGGTCTGTTCCCCGTCCCGAAGGGTGGTATCCATGATTTCCAGCTTTCTTTTCATTTGATCCAGAGTTTCTTTAGAACTATATTTTTGAAATCGATTTTGTATTGCATTATGTAAAGGGAAAACAATCTGCCGAAGTTAATATTCAACAGATTGTTGTCTCTTTATACTTCCGTATGGACAGCTTATAAAGGTCTGTCGGAAGCGAATTCTTTAATTTCTTCTGAAATATTTAATAGGTAGTCTATGTCATCAAACCCATTTAACATGTTCGCTTTTTTGTAAACGTTAATGTCAAAAGACTCAGATTCTCCACTTCCTTCAATAGTAATGGTTTGCTCTGGTAAGCTCACTTCAAAAGTAGCTTTTGGGTCGGCTTCAATAGCTTTTAAGATTTTATCTAGAAACTCGGCACTTACCTGAACAGGTAAAACACCAATGTTCAAACAGTTGTTTCTAAAAATATCGGCAAAAAAGCTAGATACCACAACACGGAATCCGTAATCATAAACCGCCCAAGCAGCATGCTCACGAGAAGAACCAGAACCAAAGTTCTTTCCTCCTACTAAAATTTTACCGCTGTAGGTTGGGTTGTTCAAAACAAAGTCCTTCTTTTCCGTACCATCGCTGTTGTAACGCCAATCTCTAAAAAGATTATCGCCAAAACCTTTACGCTCCGTAGCTTTTAAGAATCTTGCAGGTATAATTTGATCGGTGTCCACATTCTCTATAGGAAGAGGTACTGCCGATGATTTTAATGTATTGAATTTATCGTATGCCATAATTTCAAATTGTAATGCTGAATTTAGATGTAAATAAGTTAGGCTATTTCAAGTTCCATTAACTCCCTTGGATCCGTAACTTTCCCGGTAACGGCAGCTGCAGCAGCAACCAACGGACTAGCTAAAAGAGTTCTTGAACCAGGTCCTTGTCTACCTTCAAAGTTTCTGTTAGAAGTACTTACCGCATATTTACCGGCAGGCACTTTATCATCGTTCATGGCCAAACAAGCAGAACAACCAGGCTCACGAAGTTCAAAGCCAGCTTCGTTTAGGATAGCCAATAAACCTTCGTCTTTTATAGCTTTCTCAACTTGGTGTGAACCAGGAACCAACCATGCCGTAACATTAGCCGCTTTTTTACGTCCTTTTACCAAGGATGTAAACAATCTAAAATCTTCAATTCTTCCGTTCGTACAGCTTCCCAAGAAAACGAAATCGATAGGTTTACCCATCATACTATCGCCTTCACTGAAGTTCATGTACTGCAACGATTTTTTATAAGTAGCAACGCCGCCTTCTACAGCATCCGCTTGCGGAATACCATTAGAAATTCCGATGCCCATACCTGGGTTAGTACCGTAAGTAATCATCGGTTCTATATCGGCTGCGTTAAAAGTAATTTCTTTATCAAATTCTGCGCCTTCTTCGGTAGGTAGCGTTTCCCAATAAGCCATAGCCTTGTCCCATGCTGCGCCAGTTGGTGTAAACTCTCTTCCTTTTACATATTCAAAAGTCTTCTCGTCCGGAGCAATCATACCTCCACGAGCACCCATTTCAATACTTAGGTTACAGACGGTCATACGACCTTCCATAGTCATATCACGAAAAACCTGACCAGCGTATTCAACAAAATAGCCTGTAGCACCAGAGGTGGTTAATTGAGAAATGATATATAAGGCAACATCCTTAGGCGTAACTCCTTTGCCTAAACTACCTTCAACATTGATTCGCATGCTCTTTGGCTTGGTCTGCATAATACATTGTGTAGCCAAAACCATTTCTACTTCTGAAGTACCAATACCGAAAGCAATAGCTCCAAAAGCACCGTGAGTAGAAGTGTGTGAGTCACCACAAACAATTGTAGCGCCAGGTTGCGTAATACCGTATTCAGGACCTACAACGTGAACAATACCGTTCTTTTCGTGGCCAAGACCCCAATATGAAATACCAAATTCATTTGAGTTCTCCTCTAACATGCGCAACTGGTTTGCGGAAAGAGGATCAGCAACAGGTAAATGTTGGTTGATAGTAGGCGTGTTATGATCTGCCGTAGCAAAGGTTTTTTCAGGGTGTAGCACTTTAATGCCTCTGTTTTTTAAACCTAAAAAAGCAACGGGACTCGTTACTTCGTGCACTAAATGGCGGTCTATAAACAATACGTCCGGTCCGTTCTCTATGTGTTGTACCACATGTGAACCCCAAACTTTATCGAATAATGTCTTTTTTGTATTCATTTTATTTAAATTCTAAGCTCACAAATCTAACGAAAGTGGGCGTTATTAAGAAACTATTGCAGTTGAAAATTACGACGTTCAACTTATGTAATTCCAAATATTCTTATACTTCACAAGTTGAGAATAGGCATGTCTGATAACTAAATTTTCTGGTTTTTCAAGAGAAGGGTCGTCTTTTAAAAGTTGCATGGCATGGTAACGCGCAGTCTTTAGAATATCGTTATCTTTTACGATATCAGCGATCTTTAGGTTAAGTACACCGCTTTGCTGTGTTCCCATAATATCCCCAGGGCCTCGTAGTTTTAAATCTACTTCGGCAATTTCAAAACCATCGTTGGTATGCACCATGGTTTGCAGTCTGGTTTTTGCCTCGGCAGATAACTTGTTTCCTGTCATAAGGATACAGAAACTTTGGTCAGCACCACGCCCCACACGTCCTCTAAGTTGGTGCAATTGTGATAGGCCAAAACGCTCCGCGCTTTCTATTATCATAACAGACGCGTTAGGCACATTTACGCCAACTTCAATAACTGTTGTAGCCACCATGATTTGAGTTTCGCCTTTTACGAAACGGGACATTTCATATTCTTTGTCCGCCGGCTTCATTTGGCCGTGTACTATGGATATCTGAAAGTCGGGTAGGGGAAAGTCGCGCGCAATACTTTCGTAGCCATCCATTAAATCCTTGTAGTCTAATGCTTCTGATTCTTGTATAAGCGGATAAACAATATAAATCTGGCGTCCCTTCTTTATTTCGTCTCGTATGAATTGAAATACTTTTAAACGATTACTGTCATACCTGTGAACTGTTTTTATGGGTTTCCTACCTGGAGGTAGTTCGTCAATAGTTGAAACATCCAAATCGCCATATAGACTCATGGCCAATGTTCGCGGAATAGGCGTTGCCGTCATTACAAGAATATGCGGAGGAATGTCATTTTTATGCCAAAGTTTGGAGCGCTGCGCTACGCCAAAACGGTGTTGCTCATCCACTATGGCCAAGCCTAAATTTTTAAATTTCACCTTATCTTCTAGAAGCGCGTGGGTACCTATAAGAATCTGAAGTTCTCCGCTTTCCAATTGTTCATGAATGGGTTTGCGGGCAGATTTTTTCACAGAACCTGTCAAAAGAGAGCAACTAATACCTGTGCCTTCCAGAAGTTCTGAAATTCCAGTGTAATGTTGATTAGCTAAAATTTCTGTGGGAGCCATTAAGCAAGCTTGGAAACCATTGTCAATAGCTAGAAGCATTGCCATAACCGCAACAATAGTTTTTCCGGAACCTACATCTCCTTGAAGTAATCGGTTCATTTGGGCATTACTGCCCAAATCGCCTCTTATTTCTTTAATCACTCTTTTTTGAGCTCCTGTAAGTTCAAAAGGCAAATGATTTTTATAGAAGTCATTAAAGAGTATGCCAACCTGGTTAAAATTAAATCCTTTTATTTTCTTCTTGTGAAGCATGTTCTTCGCAATCAGCTGCATTTGGATATAAAAGAGTTCTTCAAATTTTAATCTGAATTGCGCTTTTGCTAAGAGCTCTTGATTTTTAGGAAAATGTATGTTGAAAAGCGATTCACTTTTGGGCAACAGCTTTAATTCAAATAATAATTTTTCAGAAAGCGTTTCTGTGAACCGACCTTTGGTTTCAATAAATATTTGTTGGACCAGTTTACTTATCACTCTATTAGAAATGCCTTTATTGCTAAGTTTTTCAGTAGAGGGGTAAACAGGCTGCATAGCTATCTTAA includes:
- the recG gene encoding ATP-dependent DNA helicase RecG, which encodes MNANSLQTPIVYLKGVGPNRAETLQSELGIHTFQDLLNLFPNRYIDKTQYYKVGQLQRNSADVQVVGKIVHLKSVEQKKGKRLVASFVDETGEMELVWFRGQKWIRENIKLNTPYVIFGKCNWFNGKFSMPHPEMELQKDHEQGLKIAMQPVYPSTEKLSNKGISNRVISKLVQQIFIETKGRFTETLSEKLLFELKLLPKSESLFNIHFPKNQELLAKAQFRLKFEELFYIQMQLIAKNMLHKKKIKGFNFNQVGILFNDFYKNHLPFELTGAQKRVIKEIRGDLGSNAQMNRLLQGDVGSGKTIVAVMAMLLAIDNGFQACLMAPTEILANQHYTGISELLEGTGISCSLLTGSVKKSARKPIHEQLESGELQILIGTHALLEDKVKFKNLGLAIVDEQHRFGVAQRSKLWHKNDIPPHILVMTATPIPRTLAMSLYGDLDVSTIDELPPGRKPIKTVHRYDSNRLKVFQFIRDEIKKGRQIYIVYPLIQESEALDYKDLMDGYESIARDFPLPDFQISIVHGQMKPADKEYEMSRFVKGETQIMVATTVIEVGVNVPNASVMIIESAERFGLSQLHQLRGRVGRGADQSFCILMTGNKLSAEAKTRLQTMVHTNDGFEIAEVDLKLRGPGDIMGTQQSGVLNLKIADIVKDNDILKTARYHAMQLLKDDPSLEKPENLVIRHAYSQLVKYKNIWNYIS
- the leuD gene encoding 3-isopropylmalate dehydratase small subunit — protein: MAYDKFNTLKSSAVPLPIENVDTDQIIPARFLKATERKGFGDNLFRDWRYNSDGTEKKDFVLNNPTYSGKILVGGKNFGSGSSREHAAWAVYDYGFRVVVSSFFADIFRNNCLNIGVLPVQVSAEFLDKILKAIEADPKATFEVSLPEQTITIEGSGESESFDINVYKKANMLNGFDDIDYLLNISEEIKEFASDRPL
- the leuC gene encoding 3-isopropylmalate dehydratase large subunit encodes the protein MNTKKTLFDKVWGSHVVQHIENGPDVLFIDRHLVHEVTSPVAFLGLKNRGIKVLHPEKTFATADHNTPTINQHLPVADPLSANQLRMLEENSNEFGISYWGLGHEKNGIVHVVGPEYGITQPGATIVCGDSHTSTHGAFGAIAFGIGTSEVEMVLATQCIMQTKPKSMRINVEGSLGKGVTPKDVALYIISQLTTSGATGYFVEYAGQVFRDMTMEGRMTVCNLSIEMGARGGMIAPDEKTFEYVKGREFTPTGAAWDKAMAYWETLPTEEGAEFDKEITFNAADIEPMITYGTNPGMGIGISNGIPQADAVEGGVATYKKSLQYMNFSEGDSMMGKPIDFVFLGSCTNGRIEDFRLFTSLVKGRKKAANVTAWLVPGSHQVEKAIKDEGLLAILNEAGFELREPGCSACLAMNDDKVPAGKYAVSTSNRNFEGRQGPGSRTLLASPLVAAAAAVTGKVTDPRELMELEIA